The nucleotide window CCGATATCACCGCCATGCGGCGAGCGATCACGCTCGCAGCCCGCGGTCTCGGCTCCACCAGCCCCAACCCGGTCGTCGGATGCGTCATTCTCGACGCCGCCGGTGCGCCGGCAGGCGAAGGCTTCCACCGGCGGGCGGGCGGCCCCCACGCAGAGGTCCACGCCCTGCGCGAGGCCGGCGGACGTGCCCGTGGCGGCACCGCCTACGTGACCCTCGAACCCTGCAACCACACCGGCCGGACCGGCCCCTGCGCCCAGGCGCTCACCGAAGCCGGGGTCAGCCGAGTCGTCTACGCGGTCGGAGACCCGAACCCGCAGGCCACCGGGGGCGCCGACACCCTCCGCGCGGCCGGGATCGAGACCACGCAGGGGCTCCTCGCCGACGAGGCCGAGGCGGGCAACGCGGCCTGGCTCACCTCCGTACGCCTCGGCCGCCCGTATGTCCTGTGGAAGTACGCGGCCACCCTCGACGGCCGGATCGCCGCCGCCGACGCCACCAGCCGCTGGATCACCTCCCCCGAAGCCCGCGCGGACGTCCACCGGCTGCGTGCCGAGGCCGACGCCGTGATCGTCGGCTCCGGTACCGCACGTACCGACGACCCGCAGCTGGGCGTACGCGGGATCGAGGGCGCCCGCCAGCCGCTCAGGGTGGTCGTCGACACCGCCGCCACCGCCGTACGGCCCGGCGCCCGCGTCCTCGACGGCACGGCTCCCACCCTGATCGCGGTCGCCGAGGACGCCGGCACGGCCCACCTCCCCTCGGAGACCGTGCTCCGGCTGCCCCGCGCCGCCAACGGGCCCGGTCTCGACATCGGCGCCCTGCTCGACGCCCTGTACGCACGCGGCATCCGCTCCGTACTCCTCGAAGGCGGGCCGGTCCTGGCCGGTGCCTTCGTCGCCGCGGGATCGGTCGACAAGGTCGTCGGCTATCTCGCTCCGGTCCTCCTCGGCGCGGGCCCCGCGGCCCTCGCCGACGCCGGAATCTCCACCATCTCCCGGGCGTTGCGGCTCGAAGTGACCGAGACCGAACGCATCGGCCCCGATCTGCGCATCACCGCCGTCCCCGTCCCTGCTCGGAAGGGAAACTGAGTGTTCACCGGAATTGTCGAAGAACTGGGTGAGGTCACCGCAGTCGAGAAGCTCGACGACGCCTCCCGCTTCCGACTGCGTGGCCCCGTCGTCACCGAAGGCGCCAAACACGGCGACTCGATCGCCGTCAACGGCGTCTGCCTCACCGTCGTGGACCTCGGCGAGCACGAGTTCACGGCCGACGTGATGGCGGAGACCCTGAACCGCTCCAGCCTCGGCGCCCTGGCTGCCGGCTCCCGGGTGAACCTGGAGCGGCCCATGGCACTCGGCGGCAGGCTCGGCGGACACATCGTCCAGGGACACGTCGACGGCACCGGCCGCGTCATCGACCGCGAGGTCTCCGAGAACTGGGAGATCGTCAGGATCTCCCTGCCCGCGCACCTGACCCGGTACGTGGTCGAGAAGGGCTCGATCACGGTGGACGGCGTGAGCCTGACGGTCGTGGAGGCCGGACCCGACTACTTCACGATCAGCCTCATCCCCACCACCCTCGCCCTGACCACGCTCGGCCACAAGCAGGCCGGCGACCCGGTCAACCTCGAAGTGGACGTCATCGCCAAGTACGTCGAGCGCCTGCTCGGCGACCGCGCGGTCCAGGAGCCCGAGGAGCCGGTGAAGTGAGCGCCCTGACCTGGCTGAACTCGGAGGCCTTCACCGCCTTCGGCCAGCACATCATCTGGTCCGACCTGATCGGCAACACGATCGGTCTGATCGCCCTCACCCTGGGCTGGCTCCGCTCCGTCTGGACCTGGCCCGCCCAGCTCCTCTCCGGTCTCGTGCTCGTCGCCGCCAACGTCTCCGTGCAGCAGGCGGGCAGCGTCGGGAAGCAGGTGATCGTCGTCGCCGTCGCCGTCTGGGGCTGGCAGCAGTGGACCCGTGGCAGGCAGCAGGCGCAGGACGGCTCGATCGCCGTCCGCTTCGCCACCTGGCGCGAACGCGGCTACCTCGTCGGCGGGGCCGCGCTCGGCACCCTGGCCGTCGGCGGCCTCTTCACCGCATTCCCCTCGCTCTCCTGGAGCCCGTGGGCCGACGCGTACATATTCGCCGGCACCCTCGTCGCGATGCTCGCCCAGGCCCGCGGGATGGTCGAGTTCTGGTTCGCCTGGCTGCTCGTCGACCTGGTCGGCGTACCGCTGAACTTCCACAGCGGTCTCGCCTTCTCCGGTCTCATCTACGTCGTCTACGGGGCCCTCGTCCTGTGGGGCATGCGCGACTGGTGGCTGCGTACGCGGACACCCGCTCTGGAAGGAGCCACGGCATGACTGCCCAGCCCACCTGGCTGCACCCGGAACACGGCGGCCACATCGTCGACCTCTCGCTCGACCCCGTCGAGCAGGCCATCCGCGACATCGCCGCCGGACGCCCCGTCGTGGTCGTCGACGACGAGGACCGCGAGAACGAGGGCGACCTCGTCATCGCCGCCGAGAAGGCCACCCCCGAGATCATCGCCTTCATGATGAGCGAGTGCCGCGGTCTGATCTGCGCACCCATGGAGACCGACGAGCTGGAGCGGCTCGAACTCCCGCAGATGGTCGACCACAACACCGAGTCCATGAAGACGGCCTTCACCGTCTCGGTGGACGCCTCCGCCGCACACGGCGTGACCACCGGCATCTCCGCCGCGGACCGGGCCACCACGCTTCGGATGCTGGCGGCCGGCGAAGCGGGCCCCGCCGACTTCGTCCGCCCCGGCCACATCTTCCCGCTCCGCGCGCGCTCCGGCGGTGTGCTCGTCCGCGACGGCCACACCGAGGCCGCCGTCGACCTGGCGCGCCTCGCCGGGCTGCGGCCCGCGGGCGCCATCGTGGAGATCGCGGGCGAGGACGGCGTCATGCTGCGCCTGCCCGAGCTGGTCCCCTTCGCACGCAAGCACGGCCTCACGATCATCTCCATCGAGGACCTGATCGCCTACCGCCGCAGCTCCGAGCCGACCGTCCGCCGCGAGGCCGAGGTCCGGCTGCCGACCACGTTCGGCGAGTTCACCGCGTACGGCTACCGCTCGATCATCGACGGCGTCGAGCACGTGGCCCTCGTCCACGGCGACATCGGCGACGGCGACGACGTCCTGGTCCGGGTCCACTCCGAGTGCCTGACCGGCGACATCTTCCAGTCCCAGCGCTGCGACTGCGGCCCTCAGCTGCACGCCTCCATGGAGCGCATCACCCAGGAGGGCCGCGGCGTCGTCGTCTATCTGCGCGGCCACGAGGGCCGGGGCATCGGCCTGCTCTCCAAGCTGCGCGCGTACGAACTCCAGGAGAAGGGCGTCGACACCCTCGACGCCAACCTGGAACTCGGTCTGCCGGCCGACGCCCGGGACTACGCCGCGGGCGCCCGGATGCTCCTCGACCTCGGCGTCCGCAGCGTCCGGCTGATGACCAACAACCCCGAGAAGACAGCGGCGCTCCTGCGCCACGGTCTGGCGGTGACCGGCCGCGAGCCCATGCCCGTCCAGGCCGGCGAACACAATCTGCGGTACCTGCGCACCAAGCGCGACCGGATGGGGCACGACCTGCCCTGGCTCGACGCGGTCCCCGCGTCGACCTGCGGCAACCAGTAACGATCACGGAACGAGCAGGAGAGAAAGACATGAGCGGCAAGGGCGCACCCGAACTGTCCGTACGCAACTGCGGCGACCTGCGGGTCGCGGTGATCGCGGCCCAGTGGCACGAGAAGGTCATGGACGGCCTCGTCGACGGCGCGCTGCGCGCCCTGCACGACCTCGGCATCGACGAGCCGACGCTGCTCCGCGTCCCCGGCAGCTTCGAGCTCCCGGTCGTCGCGAAGGTCCTCGCCGGACGCGGTTACGACGCGATCGTCGCCCTCGGAGTGATCATCCGCGGCGGCACACCCCATTTCGAGTACGTGTCCCAGGGCGTCACCATGGGCCTCACCCAGGTCACCGTGGACACCGGCGTCCCCGTCGGTTTCGGCGTCCTCACCTGTGACACCGAGGAGCAGGCGCTGGACCGGGCCGGCCTCGAAGGGTCCAACGAGGACAAGGGCCACGAAGCGGTCACCGCGGCCGTCGCGACCGCCGCGACGCTGCGCACCGTCAGCGAACCCTGGCGCTGAGTGCCGGTCGGGGACCCCGTATTCTAAGGACCATCATGGTGAACAAACCCCCCAAGAGCTTCGAAGAGCTCTTCGCCGAGCTGCAGCTCAAGGCGGCCAACGGCGACCCCTCCACCTCCCGCACCGCCGAACTGGTGGAGAAGGGGGTGCATGCCATCGGCAAGAAGGTCGTCGAGGAGGCCGCCGAAGTCTGGATGGCCGCCGAGTACGAGGGCAAAGAGGCCGCGGCCGAGGAGATCTCGCAGCTGCTGTACCACGTCCAGGTGATGATGGTCGCCCGCGGAATCTCCCTGGACGACGTCTACGCCCACCTCTGAGCCGACGCGCCTGCCCGACCTGTACGACGGCATCCGTACGACCGCAGAACACGCTTCGCACCACCACTTCGCACAAAGGAAACCTGACCTCATGCTGCGCATCGCCATCCCCAACAAGGGTGCACTTTCCGGGCCTGCGATGGCGATGCTCCATGAGGCCGGCTACCAGCAGCGCAAGGAGTCGAAGGAACTCGTCCTTGTCGACCCGGAGAACGAGGTCGAGTTCTTCTACCTGCGACCGCGCGACATCGCGATCTACGTCAGCTCCGGCCGCCTCGACATCGGCATCACCGGCCGGGACCTGCTCCTGGACTCCGGCGCCGACGCCGAGGAGATCCTCCAACTCGGCTTCGCCCGCTCCACGTTCCGCTACGCCACGAAGCCCGGCACGGCCCAGGGCCCAGAGGACTTCGACGGCATGACGATCGCCACGTCCTACGAGGGCATCGTCGCCAAGCACCTCGCCGAGCTCGGTGTGAACGCGTCCGTCGTCCACCTCGACGGTGCGGTCGAGACCGCCGTCGAGCTGGGCGTCGCCCAGGTCATCGCGGACGTCGTGGAGACGGGCACCAGCCTGCGCAACGCCGGACTCGAAGTCATCGGCGAGCCGATCATGAAGTCGGAAGCCGTCGTCATCCGCCGCACCGGTGCCCCCGACGACGACCCCAAGGTGCAGCAGTTCCTCCGCCGTCTCCAGGGCGTCCTGGTCGCCCGCAGCTACGTGATGATGGACTACGACTGCCGCGTCGAGCACCTGGAGCGCGCCGTGGCCCTCACCCCGGGCCTGGAGTCGCCGACCATCTCCCCGCTGCACCACGAGGGCTGGGTCGCCGTCCGTTCCATGGTCGCGGCCAAGGAGGCCCAGCGGATCATGGACGACCTGTACGAGCTGGGTGCCCGCGCCATCCTCACCACGGCCATCCACGCCTGCCGCCTCTGACGGCCGGGGAACCACCGAACACCAAAAGACAGAGAACCTGATGACCGCCTCCGCGTCCGGGCCGCAAACGCCCACCCTTCCGGTCACCTTCCGGCCCACCCGCACCCGGGTGGTCCTGCTGAGTGTCGGCCTGGCGATGTTCGTCGTCATCACCGTCGTCGCCCTGGCGCTGGAGAAGCTGAGCCCGGCGGAGCGGACCAGCTTCGTCTTCGTGGCCCTGCTCTTCTTCGGCGTCCTCGCCCTGCTCAGCAGGCCCAAGGTCGTCGCCGACGAGACCGGGGTCACGGTCGTCAATCTCACCCGTACCCGCAGGCTGGCCTGGGCGGAGATCCTCCGCGTCAACCTGCGGGCCGGTGACCCCTGGGTCTTCCTCGACCTCAGCGACGGCACCAGCCTGCCCGCCCTCGGTATCCAGCCCGGAATCGCCAAGGAACAGGCCATCCGCGACGCCCGTACGCTCCGCGCACTCGCCGAGTCCCGTGGCACCGGAGCGGACGCCGGTACGGAGAACGGCTGAGCCCCCTGCCCCGCCCGGCCCCTTCTTGACTACTCTTGAGGGCGGCGGCGCCCTGTGCGCCCCGCCCCGCACGAGAGGTCCACGAGGCCGGCGGGGCATTCCTGCGACCCAAGGAGTGACTCCCTCCAGCAATGGACGGATCGTCCGGTAGTACCTGCGCCGCCCCAGCAGAGCCCACGCTCTCCCCGGAGGCGGCGGTATGACCACCCCCCTGCTGCTGCTCGCTGCGGCATTCCTCCTCATCCTCGCCAACGGATTCTTCGTGGCAGCCGAATTCGGGCTCGTCACTGTGGACCGGCCCGACGCCGAACGCGCCGCCGCCGAAGGCGACCGGCGGGCCCGTACCGTCGTCGCCGCCCTGCGCGAACTCTCCTTCCAGCTCTCCGGCACCCAGCTGGGTATCACCATCACCTCGCTGGTCGTCGGCATGCTCGCCGAACCCGCGCTCGCCCAGCTGCTCGCCGGACCGCTCACCGCCACCGGACTGCCCGCAGGGGCCGTCCCCGGGGTGGGTGTCGTGATCGGCATGCTGCTGGCAGCCGCCGTGCAGATGGTGATCGGCGAACTCGTCCCGAAGAACTGGGCCATCTCACGGCCGCTCCAGGTCGCCCGGTTCGTCGCCGGCCCCCAGCACCGCTTCGCCACGGTCTTCCGCCCGGTGATCACCGCGCTGAACACCGTCGCCAACCGGCTGGTCCGGCTGCTGGGCGTCGAACCCACCGACGAACTGGCCTCCGCCCGCACGCCGGGCGAACTGGTCTCGCTGGCCCAGCACTCCGCCGAAGCCGGCGCCCTGGAACAGGACACCGCCGACCTCTTCGTACGCATCCTCTCGCTCGCCGGACTCACGGCGCAGCACGTCATGACCCCACGCGTGAAGGTCAGCGCGCTCCAGTCCTCGGCGACCGCCGCGGACGTCCTCAACCTCACCCGCGCCACCGGCCTCTCCCGCTTCCCGGTCTACCGGGAACGGATCGACGAGGTCGTCGGCATGGTCCACCTCAAGGACGCCCTCGCGGTCCCCGCCGGGGACCGCCTGCGCACCCCCGCCGGCCGGATCGCCGTGCCGCCGCTCATGGTCCCCGAGACACTTCCCGTGGAGCAGCTGCTGCACCGGCTGCGCAACGAGCAGCCGATCGCCGTGGTGGTCGACGAGTACGGCGGGACCGCCGGTGTCGTCACCCTCGAAGACATCATCGAGGAACTCGTCGGCGAGGTCAGGGACGAGCACGACGCCATCGGCGCCGACCGGCCCGAGTTCGTACCCGCCGTGGCCGAGGACGGACGCCCCGCCTGGGACGTCGACGGCAGCTGCCGGGTCCTCATCCTGCGCCGGATCGGCCTGGACGTGCCCGACGGGCCGTACGAGACCGTGGCCGGCCTGATCGCCGGCCTGCTGGGGCGCATCCCTGCCCCCGGTGACCGGGCCGAGCTCCCCGGATGGCGGATCTCCGTCCGCCAGGTCGGCCACTACCGGGCCGAACAGGTCCGCTTCGTGCGTCTCACCGGGGCACCGGAACCGGCCCCCGAAGCGTTCGCCCCGAGCCGGCTGGAGGCCGTGCGATGAGTCTCGTCCTGTTGATGTTCGCCGGGCTGCTCGTGCTCGCGAACGGTTTCTTCGTCGGCGCCGAGTTCGCACTCGTCTCCGTACGCCGCAGCCAGGTCGCACCGCTCGCGGCGAGCGGATCGAGCCGGGCCAAGCAGGTCCTGTACGGACTGGAGAACCTGCCGCAGATGATGGCGGCCGCCCAGTTCGGCATCACCCTCTGCTCCCTCACCCTCGGAGCCGTCGCCGAACCCACCGTCGCCCATCTCCTGGAGCCGGTCTTCCACGCCACGCACGTCCCCGAAGGGCTCATCCACCCCCTCGGATACGCCCTGGCCCTGGCCCTCGTCGTCTTCCTCCATCTCGTCATCGGCGAGATGGTCCCGAAGAACCTGGCGATGGCGGCCCCCGAGAAGACGGCGCTGTGGCTCAGCCCCGGCCTCGTCGGGTTCGCGCGCCTGTGCCGTCCGGTCACGGCCGCCCTGGGCGTCTGCGCCCGGCTCGTCCTGCGGCTCTTCAAGGTCGAGCCCAAGGACGAGGTCGAGGCCGTCTTCACAAGCGAGCAGCTCAACCGGCTCGTCGAGGACTCCGGCCAGGCCGGCCTGCTGGAACCGGACGCGCAGGAGCGGCTGGAGGACGCGCTGGAGATGGGCAGCCGGCCCGTCACCGACGTACTGCTCGACAGGGCGTCGCTGGTGACGGTCGACCCCTCGGTGACCCCGCGCCGCCTGGAGGAACTGACCGTCCGCACCGGCTACTCGCGCTTCCCGGTCCGCGCGGAGGGCGGCGGCCCGTTCATGGGCTACCTCCATGTCAAGGACGTGCTGGACCTGGAGGACGACGAGCGGGCCGTCCCGCAGCAGATCTGGCGCCCGATGGCGACGGTGCGCGCGGAACTCCCGCTCGACGACGCCCTGACGGTGATGCGCCGGGCCGCGACCCACCTGGCCCAGGTCGCCGACGCGTCGGGCCGGGTACTGGGCCTGGTCGCCATGGAGGACGTCCTGGAGATGCTGGTCGGCGAGGTACGGGACCCGGCCCACCGCATCTCGGTGCCACGCCGCACGGTGGACGTCCCGAAGGGCCCGCGGGAGCAGAAGGAGCCCAAGGCCATGGCCGGCCGCCGCTGAGCCCGGCGGCACAGAACAGTCCCCAGCGCGGGACCCTCCTCGCCGGGCGGGCACGTCGAGCCCGTCCGGCGCTTCGAGGACGGTCTCAGCCGGTCCGGCGCTTGCGGACAACCCGTTCCGGCGGACGTCCCGGCCGGAAACCCGTCCCGCCCGACGCCCCGGCACGCGGCCGCTCACGCCGTTCCCGGCTCCTGCGGCCCCCGGTTCACAGGCCCCCGGCCGGACAGCACCTCGCCGTACGCCTGCATCAGATCCGGCAGCCGCAACGTGGCCAGA belongs to Streptomyces finlayi and includes:
- the ribD gene encoding bifunctional diaminohydroxyphosphoribosylaminopyrimidine deaminase/5-amino-6-(5-phosphoribosylamino)uracil reductase RibD, yielding MDTAADITAMRRAITLAARGLGSTSPNPVVGCVILDAAGAPAGEGFHRRAGGPHAEVHALREAGGRARGGTAYVTLEPCNHTGRTGPCAQALTEAGVSRVVYAVGDPNPQATGGADTLRAAGIETTQGLLADEAEAGNAAWLTSVRLGRPYVLWKYAATLDGRIAAADATSRWITSPEARADVHRLRAEADAVIVGSGTARTDDPQLGVRGIEGARQPLRVVVDTAATAVRPGARVLDGTAPTLIAVAEDAGTAHLPSETVLRLPRAANGPGLDIGALLDALYARGIRSVLLEGGPVLAGAFVAAGSVDKVVGYLAPVLLGAGPAALADAGISTISRALRLEVTETERIGPDLRITAVPVPARKGN
- a CDS encoding riboflavin synthase; the encoded protein is MFTGIVEELGEVTAVEKLDDASRFRLRGPVVTEGAKHGDSIAVNGVCLTVVDLGEHEFTADVMAETLNRSSLGALAAGSRVNLERPMALGGRLGGHIVQGHVDGTGRVIDREVSENWEIVRISLPAHLTRYVVEKGSITVDGVSLTVVEAGPDYFTISLIPTTLALTTLGHKQAGDPVNLEVDVIAKYVERLLGDRAVQEPEEPVK
- a CDS encoding nicotinamide mononucleotide transporter family protein, with amino-acid sequence MSALTWLNSEAFTAFGQHIIWSDLIGNTIGLIALTLGWLRSVWTWPAQLLSGLVLVAANVSVQQAGSVGKQVIVVAVAVWGWQQWTRGRQQAQDGSIAVRFATWRERGYLVGGAALGTLAVGGLFTAFPSLSWSPWADAYIFAGTLVAMLAQARGMVEFWFAWLLVDLVGVPLNFHSGLAFSGLIYVVYGALVLWGMRDWWLRTRTPALEGATA
- a CDS encoding bifunctional 3,4-dihydroxy-2-butanone-4-phosphate synthase/GTP cyclohydrolase II, with product MTAQPTWLHPEHGGHIVDLSLDPVEQAIRDIAAGRPVVVVDDEDRENEGDLVIAAEKATPEIIAFMMSECRGLICAPMETDELERLELPQMVDHNTESMKTAFTVSVDASAAHGVTTGISAADRATTLRMLAAGEAGPADFVRPGHIFPLRARSGGVLVRDGHTEAAVDLARLAGLRPAGAIVEIAGEDGVMLRLPELVPFARKHGLTIISIEDLIAYRRSSEPTVRREAEVRLPTTFGEFTAYGYRSIIDGVEHVALVHGDIGDGDDVLVRVHSECLTGDIFQSQRCDCGPQLHASMERITQEGRGVVVYLRGHEGRGIGLLSKLRAYELQEKGVDTLDANLELGLPADARDYAAGARMLLDLGVRSVRLMTNNPEKTAALLRHGLAVTGREPMPVQAGEHNLRYLRTKRDRMGHDLPWLDAVPASTCGNQ
- the ribH gene encoding 6,7-dimethyl-8-ribityllumazine synthase, yielding MSGKGAPELSVRNCGDLRVAVIAAQWHEKVMDGLVDGALRALHDLGIDEPTLLRVPGSFELPVVAKVLAGRGYDAIVALGVIIRGGTPHFEYVSQGVTMGLTQVTVDTGVPVGFGVLTCDTEEQALDRAGLEGSNEDKGHEAVTAAVATAATLRTVSEPWR
- a CDS encoding phosphoribosyl-ATP diphosphatase → MVNKPPKSFEELFAELQLKAANGDPSTSRTAELVEKGVHAIGKKVVEEAAEVWMAAEYEGKEAAAEEISQLLYHVQVMMVARGISLDDVYAHL
- the hisG gene encoding ATP phosphoribosyltransferase; amino-acid sequence: MLRIAIPNKGALSGPAMAMLHEAGYQQRKESKELVLVDPENEVEFFYLRPRDIAIYVSSGRLDIGITGRDLLLDSGADAEEILQLGFARSTFRYATKPGTAQGPEDFDGMTIATSYEGIVAKHLAELGVNASVVHLDGAVETAVELGVAQVIADVVETGTSLRNAGLEVIGEPIMKSEAVVIRRTGAPDDDPKVQQFLRRLQGVLVARSYVMMDYDCRVEHLERAVALTPGLESPTISPLHHEGWVAVRSMVAAKEAQRIMDDLYELGARAILTTAIHACRL
- a CDS encoding PH domain-containing protein, which produces MTASASGPQTPTLPVTFRPTRTRVVLLSVGLAMFVVITVVALALEKLSPAERTSFVFVALLFFGVLALLSRPKVVADETGVTVVNLTRTRRLAWAEILRVNLRAGDPWVFLDLSDGTSLPALGIQPGIAKEQAIRDARTLRALAESRGTGADAGTENG
- a CDS encoding hemolysin family protein → MTTPLLLLAAAFLLILANGFFVAAEFGLVTVDRPDAERAAAEGDRRARTVVAALRELSFQLSGTQLGITITSLVVGMLAEPALAQLLAGPLTATGLPAGAVPGVGVVIGMLLAAAVQMVIGELVPKNWAISRPLQVARFVAGPQHRFATVFRPVITALNTVANRLVRLLGVEPTDELASARTPGELVSLAQHSAEAGALEQDTADLFVRILSLAGLTAQHVMTPRVKVSALQSSATAADVLNLTRATGLSRFPVYRERIDEVVGMVHLKDALAVPAGDRLRTPAGRIAVPPLMVPETLPVEQLLHRLRNEQPIAVVVDEYGGTAGVVTLEDIIEELVGEVRDEHDAIGADRPEFVPAVAEDGRPAWDVDGSCRVLILRRIGLDVPDGPYETVAGLIAGLLGRIPAPGDRAELPGWRISVRQVGHYRAEQVRFVRLTGAPEPAPEAFAPSRLEAVR
- a CDS encoding hemolysin family protein, which encodes MSLVLLMFAGLLVLANGFFVGAEFALVSVRRSQVAPLAASGSSRAKQVLYGLENLPQMMAAAQFGITLCSLTLGAVAEPTVAHLLEPVFHATHVPEGLIHPLGYALALALVVFLHLVIGEMVPKNLAMAAPEKTALWLSPGLVGFARLCRPVTAALGVCARLVLRLFKVEPKDEVEAVFTSEQLNRLVEDSGQAGLLEPDAQERLEDALEMGSRPVTDVLLDRASLVTVDPSVTPRRLEELTVRTGYSRFPVRAEGGGPFMGYLHVKDVLDLEDDERAVPQQIWRPMATVRAELPLDDALTVMRRAATHLAQVADASGRVLGLVAMEDVLEMLVGEVRDPAHRISVPRRTVDVPKGPREQKEPKAMAGRR